Part of the Littorina saxatilis isolate snail1 unplaced genomic scaffold, US_GU_Lsax_2.0 scaffold_1005, whole genome shotgun sequence genome is shown below.
cacacggaggaagggagataatcgcggctgaaaacactggagaagataaggaagagttactggtagtggatcccgacaacaacacacacacacacacacacaaattggttcagcgcgcacagcgctgcgcgctgagagcacgtgttgaaatatctcatcgatgaggttgtgtccggggtgtagctgaatacggtgtccaaatttgaaaaagatccaccgagaactttggccgtgcatcgcgaacagacagacagacagacagacagacagacactagtcgtatatatatatctatatatatatatacgacttgtctctcatccacactttcagcactccccccctcccccccccccccctcccatctcagttgtaatttgtaaatgaggttttcagccttcaatccactatttaacatagtaagtaagtcaagcttttcaaaccttactaataattgctttgatgttttgctgatgatcagtttattatttaataaagatctcatggttcaaaatttgttattgttttttcaaaaacttgcgtgtgttccatttcaaactaacctcaatgtgaactccattattactgtcacatctgttttacaaattacacccataatcccaaccaacgcgcaaacacacacacaccacaactacacacatatgtactcgttaccattagccaacgctaATAGACTACGAAACAATCTCTTCGACCATCTCTGCGCTGAGTCGGTCACACTTTGGCTCACCCCTGCCAACAATCTCAAACCGTAACAGCACAGAATATTGTCCATACCGGCAACCAATTATTAccatgtcccaaatagcattGTATCTCGTTGGTTAAACACATCACAATCTTACAACCACCACAACGAAGAccaaacatcaaaaacaaaatttacattgtATTTGTAACACCCTCTTCATGACGCTTTCATCAAAACGATCACAAGAACATGCACCATGCGCCTTGCTCTCAAAGTTGCATAACCTACAACCTATGACCGCCAAACCGTCTCCTCTcggtaacagcaaaactagtgtgaaacatatgtaatcaatttatccacttgactatattcacaacagggacctatcactcttctttgcatgtttttatgcctacgtatttttaaatactctgcaacacatgtaacccaaattcaacatgtgcccgtacaataccgcttcttttatgaaaacattgcttcggctatgttgattttaatcaagcaattttattatttcttatttgcgcttcgtttagcGATACAACGTcatgtgcacgggtcaaaatgtgtgtgtcaggggtcaattggttttacttgaacttgacgttcgtgtttctccgaacgtctgtgtatcgaaacacagatacacgcactccatgactttgaaagaagacaaaacatatcgctaggtttcatttgtttgtgatgaatttgtgacctttgttttttacatttagtcaagttttgactaaatgttttaacgtagaggggggaatcgagacgagggtgtggtgtatgtgtgtgtgtctgtgcgtgtgtgtgtgtgtgtgtgtgtgtgtgtgtgtagagcgattcagaccaaactactggaccgatctttatgaaatgtgacattAAAGGCACTCAACTATgatatctggcacacttttagGGCCGCTCACCCATACGAAGGTAAGGCCAGATTCAATAactacacgcaaacaaacgagcGTGACACGCACTTGTTGTCGCCTTTCAGGAAAGAAATGACAATTTTCATTCATAGGCCTCGTTATGATTTTttcttgaatattttattttcacGTGAGAATGTTCAAGTCTCTGGTTTgggtaagccgtcatacagaaagacagagggaaGAAACTGCTGTCTGGCGCCCCTATTTAATAACTACAGTCGCAGATAACTACTGTGCAACAAGGATGTTACCCAATAATGCAGCGAGTTACCTCCCGTAGATCACCCACCCACTCCCAGCACTCGCTGACGTGGCCACTCTTCGTGTAGGTGTTGTGTTGAGCGCAACGAGCAAATCAAACCATACCTGCTGTCACCTGACAGGTAAACCTTCTGAACACCGCAGACCGGACAGTTTCTGTAAGTTATTATGTTTGTTACTATAATATTATGTCGAACTTTTGAAACGACAGCGCTGTTCTGTTTATTAGGTGTGTCACTTTGTGGACCGAAAGAACCGTCGGTTTAAAGTTGCAGAACGCTTTGCACAAATGACTGCACATTTCCCACCAGACAGCGACTTAAATGTAGGTCAGTAGGTCGACAAGCAAGACGTGTGCTACTTGCGCagtgggtttttacatttagtcaagttttgactaaatgttttaacatagagggggaatcgagacgatggtttctttctttatttatttggtgtttaacgtcgttttcaaccacgaaggttatatcgcgacggggaaaggggggggagatgggatagagccacttgttaattgtttcttgttcccaaaagcactaatcaaaaaattgctccagggagAATCagtgcaagtttccagtacaaaggacttaacatttcttacatactgcttgactaaaatctttacaaacattgactataattattctatacaagaaatacttaacaagggtaaaaggagaaatagaatccgttagtcgcctcttacgacatgctggggagcatcgggcaaattcttccccctaacccgcggggggagagacgagggtcgtggtgtatgtgtgtgtgtgtgtctgtgcgcgtgtgtgtgtagagcgattcagaccaaactactggaccgatctttatgaaattttacatgagagttcctgggaatgatatccccggacgtgtttttcttttttttcgataaatgtctttgatgacgtcatatccggcttttgtaaaagttgaggcggctctgccacaccctcatttttcaatcaaattgaaagtttggccaagcaatcttcgacgaaggccggacttcggtattgcatttcagcttggtggcttaaaaattaattaatgactttggtcattaaaaatctgaaaattgtaaaaaaaaaaaattttataaaacgatccaaatttacgttcatcttattcttcatcattttctgattccaaaaacatataaatatgttgtatttggattaaaaacaagctctgaaaattaaaaatataaaaattatgatcaaaattaaattttcgaaatcaacttaaaaacactttcatcttattccttgtcggttcctgattccaaaaacatatagatatgatatgtttggattaaaaacacgctcagaaagttaaaacgaagagaggtacagaaaagcgtgctatccttctcagcgcaactactaccccgctcttcttgtcaatttcactgcctttgccacgagtggtggactgacgatgctacgagtatacggtcttgctgaaaaattgcattgcgttcagtttcattctgtgagttcgacagcttgacaaaatgttgtattttcgccttacgcgacttgttcttgttgCAGAAACAGTTGTATACAGCTGGGCAGATCGCGGTGTTACTTATCTTTGAATAGCTTTTGATAAGGCCACaccaaaaaagttgtatgtttctggtaacatggctacaaaaaatagggtaggtaggtagggatttttgtgtcttttttacatttagtcaagttttgactaaatgtaaaaagtctagggtcggcgggaaaaaaactagatagggtcgggtgaccagaaacatacaactttttttttttggggggggggggggggggccaagAGAAAACAGAACCACGTTATCACCCGTTTCCTACTTTCGGTTTTAAGCCCATACTTCGAAACGAGTTCTTGTTCCAGTTCCTGAGAAATCGACGCTTTTTTCGTGTACCTGCGCTGAATTAAATCCGAAGGGTCAAAACTTGTGTGTGCGTCTTAAAGACTTCATGGCCGAGTTGAGACACGTTTCGAAGAATGCATTGAAACATTTGGTTAAAAATATAGTTTATTACACAATCGGTTGTTGTTCCCCTTTGTTCTGCTATAATTATGAAAAACTTGCAGAGTAAAATGACGTGGTAGTTGAGCCTAGCCTAGAGCTCGAGGAAGTACGACGGAGCATGCTTGAGCTTGAAATAtggtttcttctttctttttgtcgttcgctgttagatcgtcagtccggactgcagggcgaaacgtgctgtccggCTCTCCAAGTCTTCTCtggtatagcttcttttgtagcgctgtctcctgtgcgtatcgctagcgctacgtgtcatttgtgctacgtgtcatttgtcctacgtgtcatttgtgctacgtgccgctatcgctacgttgattagtgctacaaataatttgtcgatgagtcgctatcattcgttcattatcactacgtgtcgatagcactacatcttttagcgctacgtgtcattatcgctacgtgtcaataccactacttactgacgactctctctttctccttttttctctcgctctcactcctggtttgtgtacgtgtatatgtatgtcggtgtatgtgtgtgcgtgtgtgtgtctgtttcagtgtgtgtgtgtgtgtgtgtgtgtgtgtgtgtgtgtgtgtatgtgtgtgtgtgtgtgtgactctctatctctctctctcttcctcactcgctcgctcactcactctgtctctctctctgcctctctctctctctttctctctctctctctctctctctctctctctctctctctctctctctctctgtggccttaaaggcacagtatgcctcccgtaaaccatcacagagctccccgcgcgtctaaatacagtacaagcatacttccatttgaacgctcagcgaacgggaacatcctggctgctttctgtcgagcgtgataaattttcaaagaatttattttcgtggatgAGTCTTCTACGACattggcgcctcgttttggtgctggctgtatacaataccggaaatcacgcccggaagTACTTCGAAGTCAATACCAACATGGGAAAcagtcgaacgctgaagaagaagataaaatcaTGGAAGCAGATAACCAACCATCTGTGATCCCTCGAAAGCGTAAGAGGGTGACAAACCCAAGGCACAACGTCTTGTCTGCATCGGAGAGAAAACGGAGACGCAACCAAAATCAGCGTGTCCAAAAGGCAAAAGTAATTAGTATCGGAAAACAGGTGAACAGATGGAAAGAGCTGAAGGAAAGCCTCGGTCTGACAAATCCTAGTTTGGCAGAACTCCTCCTCGACACGTACGTTGTTGTATTTTATactctttgctttgttttcttttgcttttgttttgttattcatCCACGGGTATTTTTCTgatcatgcatgcatgcgtttgGGATCGACAAGGGTAACCCAACAACGTACttgctcagtctgtgcacaGCCACATGCAATGATGCATTGTAAATTGAACCATTTCTGATCGCTGTGAAAActacagccctgaaagtggcgagtaatttactcgccatggtgagtagaaacatgtaactggcgagtagaaatacTCATCTACTTGCCAAATGCCAGAAAAGTTACTgtaacaaattgttggtttggctatgGTAAAGTTTGCTGTCTGGCTAGTCTTAGTATTAGTAAAGTTTAAGAATCACTGGCCAAAGGCTAGTGTGCCATTATTTGGGACTTTCAGGCCTGAACTAGCAGTAGCATAAACAAAAACGTTAGCATAACTGCAATGTATAGAGGTTTTTTTGCATTCTTTTTGTTgctaaaaatagaaacaaatGTTCATTAGATTTAAAATTAATGTTCAAGCACTGTCTGCATCAGCAAACGCAAACACTATTCATTTACCATCTGCTGTTTACTGTTTCTGTtcaatatatatatgcattgtaatggttgtgtttttgtttgtcagttATGAAACTACAAAGTCTTACAATACAAGTACAACTACAAAGATGTTACATACAGACCATGAAGCTGTACCACATGTACCTGTTTCTGTTCCAAGCAGGTAAGTAAACCAACTTCTAAGCACTAGcattgaattttatttgttaaaaaaaaggttcATATTTAGActaaaatttaaattaaaaagcaTTCAATTCCAACTGTGAACAAGTATGAATGATTTCTGCTAAGTCTAGGGTAAGGAATATTTATATAATCCAGTTACAGTGttaggttaccctcatggaaattcgggctgctttcttcctggggaaagcgagctgccatacaatgATAAAGTCAAGGCACTACCCATTTTTCtcctgcatgtgtgtattcatgtttccaagcactgagactttcgctgtgaatttaggttctttatcgtgtgcatgcGCGTGAGCACATAGGGGTGCGCAGACACCagggagagtctgcacaaagttgaaatAAATTCCTCAAAAAATGTGGGAATCGAACCCACACTGATAGCGATTTATAAGTAGTAGAAGTATTATTGAACGCAGCACCGCTACAGAAAGAGCTATTTCCCCACTACATACAAGTTGCGTCTAATGACAGTTGCCATGGTACCACctgcttcatttttttaatttttagcaTTCCCTATATACAGGTTGTTTTAGAGTGACACAGTGCGTTGTATTTTACAGAGCTGCTTCCGAAAAAGAGCCCGTCCCAGGTACCTCAGGGGTACTTACTTCAACTCCAGCAACCACCACGCACTTATTTCACATGGGCCACCCAACACCTGGAATGTCAGAAATATCTGCAGCTGAATCTGAGAGGTATGAAGACTTAAGTTTTGAATGTAAAGGTGCAATAAATGTGAattgaaaatttaaaaattaaaaattgtgTGAGGAATTGGTATTGAACCATATAATTCTATGATCATGTACTTTACAGTTGTCAAGTTCATATTTTGTAGGTtgtgtcttgttgtttttttacaggATGTTTATTTGGCTTTTTTATGTTGAtcacgttttttgttgttttcaaaaAGTAAACATGCGAGTTATCTTGTCACTGACCTGTGTAAAGCTTAGTTTTGTTCCAATTTATTTCAGTGAAGGCCAGTTGTCTGGTGTTGAGAA
Proteins encoded:
- the LOC138954680 gene encoding uncharacterized protein gives rise to the protein MEADNQPSVIPRKRKRVTNPRHNVLSASERKRRRNQNQRVQKAKVISIGKQVNRWKELKESLGLTNPSLAELLLDTYETTKSYNTSTTTKMLHTDHEAVPHVPVSVPSRAASEKEPVPGTSGVLTSTPATTTHLFHMGHPTPGMSEISAAESESEGQLSGVEKILTTDSEDQVGPKQGGTPPTQTRAARALKRPSASFLDPFNLTSIDITLQSESDCEETADPDDPEYEPSWKPFSQRKYRKRQQR